In Poecilia reticulata strain Guanapo linkage group LG15, Guppy_female_1.0+MT, whole genome shotgun sequence, the sequence CAAAACTCTACCTTTTATTTCAGACTCTATCAACCTGGTTATTGTTTCTGTATTTCCCCTTACATGTTGGCAGTCGTTAAATTCCCAAAACATTGACATGGATCTGGTCTCAGTGGAAAATCCCCTAGTTAATCCAGTGTGGAAGGACTTAAGTGGATTAATGTCAAGTGTTGTGAAGACTGTTTGATTTAGAGCTTTTAGCTGGGAAGGCCTGTGATAGTTGACAGGTTTACTTCACTCTTCCCTGGAAAGTAAAGTTGTATTGTTATaaatacacttaaaaacaaaacaagacaacaacaaaaactcacaGCAAAATTGTAAGACTAAATGAGCAATTACCATTTCAAAAACGTTAAactcaaatcaacttttttcacctgtaaaaaaaaaaaaaaaaaaaaaaatcaaacacagaagATATTTAACTATGTTCAGCTCCTTGACTTAAATTTGCCTCTCAAAGGGATAGGCAATGCAGCTTCAGCATTCCTGTGTTGCACTGTAGATTTCAGATTATATATTATATCTGAAATCTGTCATGTTGTCAGGGTGAGATGGATCCATGCAGACAAAACATCACCAGGTGAATCCTGTTAAAAGcttaaataatgaatgaaaagaCATGTAACTAAGGCAAGGGCAACACAACAATCCAgcaataataatagtaataataaacaaataaaaaacggTGAGCATAAATACTTTGGAGCTGTAGGTAGCGACATGGACCCCGTTCCAGAAAGCGGGATACATGAAAATGTATTAGATCTGGGATAAATATGCGGATTTCCTCCACCTGTCAGGTGAGACAATCTCCAGAAAGCGCTcttgatcaaaaatatttacaagtaTTAATGCGTGAATGTCaatgtttatattaaaaaccTCCTTAAGACTATTGAGCAGAGGTTAATCcaggaagtttttaaagaggGCTAAGAGGGGCCCAGTGATGATCTTGGGGTGTTAcatcaaaataatgtttaaagtGTAGAGTATGCAAGCGGTAGAGGTCGCCACAATGCCCTCAAATAGATACAAATCTGAGCCATCCAAGTgaattgtttcaaaaatgtcctGCATGAGACACTTTCCAGAGAGCTCAAAagttttctgtgtgtctgtgaatgACTTTTTACTAGACTTAAACAAGTCTAATCATTTTTACTGTGAAAGAGTTGCTTCGAGTAGCTATAACAGAGTACAAACCAAAtctacacagcaaattcaaaagtgttagatttccAGTTTAAGTGTTGTATGTttaaaatacagtgttaattcaacaacatgagtgttagtTTCCCTAACACTCACTAAAACGTTCCAAAGagttaaagaaaaagcaatccagtccagtgttgatttctaaaGTAACACCAACCAACTCAATTCCTCCCACAATTGTAacatatttgtgacatcacttcAGGGAAGGAGCTACAGGTAGGGTGGGGGTTGCAGCAGGACCCTGGCCTGGACGTACAGTGGGCCCACATGGGAGGTATTCCTTTAAGGATTCAAttcttttttaatcacatcTGACTAAACCTTGAAAAAGGAGAGCCCTCTCCTGTTGAAAACTGTGTACCATATCCCAGTAGGTTACATAGTAGGGTGCCCCATTGTTGACTCGTagttgctaaaaactttaccaGATTGGCTGATTTTAATGACATgggggtgtaaaatattgaataaaatgttgtgctacatgactggcttcattttcactcttatatttaactttatgacacacaaaactacaaataagTCATCCTTAATGGGTCCAGGTGCATTttgggtaaagcttgtcaccaacgtcatcatcagtcacttggcaacaaatgGCAAACTAGCTAGAGCATTTCTACGGACTacgttaacatgttttgaatttgtgttgtttcatcgtTAGTGACCAGTAACCTggtgtttctgttcttctcttggtttgttgtacttcatgtcagatggaCTTCAAAATGACATAGTCGCTCTCTCTGGTGATGAAACTTGTTAGCTCCGCTGTTGCGGGCATGTccatgttgtaaagttaaattatcatgagctttattatttgggcctggtcattagccccgccccccggccgaCGCCGACTTGTTCCGCTACTGCGTCACATGTTTACCTGGGGAGCGGAGgcagcagtatggcgtcttgtGTGGAGCTTATTATAACAAGGTAAGGtccatgttaaaatgatcatgtttttgactattttttatgGAGGCATTACTTTTTCATTTACACAAGAGTATCGATTCATATACAGTACATAACCTACGTTCACTTAACCtacgtttatttgtttggatatcacgATACGACTGTTTATTatctgaaacaaacattaaaactgtcaggaaaatctggaggccATTTGAGTTGACATTATTTAGCTGAGGAGgtcgttttctttaagtttttggctGTAGACTGCAAAACGggggagtggctgtgctggaccgtTGGCTTGATCTaagccacaggtgtcaaactccagtcctagAGGGCCACAGTCCTGCTACATTTAGATGTGCccctgctgcaccacacctgaatacaataattgttagtgtgtcatgttggtgactgaagcctgttatgatgacttcaacacatttcttcagacaggcTGGTATGACTTCCACGTTcatagtgttaacttttgacaatatACACTAGTGTTGAGTAAGTCAGCActgatgtgtgtttaatttcaactactgtgagtgttgattcaactatatcacaaataacactttcaaaagtgtcatttctacaccatccagagtggaccaatatagacactttcaaattgttgaatttaactctgtaggagttgatggaacacttccaaatttgctgtgtaaagacacttgtgaaaacaaaaataacgtCTTGGACATTGTCAGTCTCGCTCATGTGAAAGTGGCGAAGAAACATCGAACCATCCCAGGAAAACTTTAACTTGCCTGAGTGCTTTTGGCAGGCTATGTCGTGGTGAATCAGCATAGCAGACAGAAAGGTGGAGGATGTGAGCAGTGTGTACACCAGGGTGATTGATACGCCATAAGACCCTcctgctggctctgattggttgattctgaTGGAGCATTGCATTTGTGCAAATAACCATAGGGGGGAAACCAGAGGcgctcaattttttttcacagattatctttaTTATATTGCCACGATATAGTGATGATttcaacaaatacataaaaaacatatttttacaaaagctaTATACCGCAGTTTTAACCCCAAGTTGCCCACTAATCTGTGTAATGTTGTGTGTTCGTGAGcctgaatgggtgaatgtggctctacTGTGAAGCGCTGTGAGTGGTCAGTCCAGGCACCACAtacattcagtccatttacgGCTGTAAGTGCACATTCAGCATGCAGAAGGAATGCGCCAACTTGGAAGTAGggctttgcttttattattcCAGTACATTGTGATGTAAAACTTGGTTCGCTTTGGACAGAGACAATGGTCTTCCAGCAGTTTTCATGTCACGACAATCTTACATGTCCCTGGGTTGTTCCATGACTAAGTTCCTAACTAAGGGACTTAGTGATGTCAAGTTGAAAGCCATTCTAAAATTTTTAGCGCCAAATATTAAAGATTTTTGGTAAATATAtgatagggctgcacagtggcgcagttggtagagctgttgccttgcagcaagaaggttcttggtttgattcccggcctggggtctttctgcatggagtttgcatgttctccctgtgcatgcgtgggttttctccgggtactccggtttcttcccacagtccaaaaacatgactgtcaggttaattggcctaaattgtccctaggtgtgagtgtgtgtgtgcatggttgttcgTCCAGGTTAtagtgtctctgtgttgccctgcgtcagactggcgacctgtccagggtgtatcccgcctctcgcccagaacgttagctggagatgggcaccagcaaccctcccaaccccactgaagGATAAGGgtgaaataaaatggatggatggatggtaaatATATGAATGTACTTCAAcctaaatttatatttatgacTCAATGCGTAGTCAAGAAAGCACAAAATATATTCATCTGCATCCAGTTTTCTATTTCCAAAGCAACAGATGCAGAtgatggaaacaacaaaaatgcatgaaGGTGATGCATGTCGAAAACTCCTTTTGagaattttatttacaatcttattaaaattagaaaaccaagaaatcacatttGCTCAAGTATTCACAGACTTTGTATAATCATCTGTACGTCCACCTTTGGCAGAAGTTACAGCCTCCAGTCCTTTTGGCCATGATGTCACAAGCTCAGCTCGCCTATCTTTAGATAGTTTCACCCATTCAGTCCTTTGCAGTTCTCCTCGAGCTCAATCAGGTTGGATGGGAGACAACAATGCACAGCCATGTTCAGATGTTGAATCACATTCAAGTCTGAACTTCAGCTAGGCCACTTCAGGGCATTCACAGAACCGTTCTAAAGTCACTCCTTTCAGAGCAAGGCTATGTGCTTTGAATTGCAGTCCTGCTAAAAAATTAACTATCGCCCAAGTCTGAAGCTAAGCACATTAATCCTCGATTAATGTGCTTAGCTTCTCTGTAAACTGCTGCAGTTCTTGCTGCTGCAAAACACCTggatagcatgatgctgccaccaccatgcttcggTGTAGGGAATGGTGTTGGCCTGGTAATGAGCCATAACCCCTGGCATTCACACTAAAGAAGTTGATCTCTGTCTCCTCATGCTGGATCTCTGACAACGTGAGGACAGATTGTTGGGTTTTCCCCGACAACCTCTCCTCTAGGCGCTTCTGCCCTGATCTCTGCCCTGATCGTTTAGTTTAGACAGCTGACTAGTTCTAGGAGGAGTCCTGCTGGTTCCAAACTTCTTCCAGTAATGAATGATAGAGGCCACTGAACTCCTAAGGACCAAACTGAGGAAACCCAGCGGATTGCAAGTAGTCATTGACTTGCATCGTTTGCGCCTCCTGCACAAGCGTGTAGCAACAGTGGACAGTCACCTGCAGTGTCATTGACTTCGGAGCAATCCTCCACACTGAGCATGCAATGCAGTGAGAGCAGAAAGGGAAACTCCCCTTCGCATTGAGAAACTCACAGTGACGAACGGCTCAGTGTGAGTGAGTGTCCGTTCGCCACTGGTCATGACTGACTGTGGGTTTGAGAAGACAAAGCATACAGATGGTTGATCTGGATAAGGCAatgtagagtttttttttttgttttttttttacataatcacaaggaaaatgccaaaaaaacaacaaaacaaaaaaacaagccaaaaaatTATAGGGCAGTGGTTGAAAGACAGACTATGGTTGATGATGTTCCAGTAGTTACTGATCAAACCCACATCTAAAAACTAGCTTTATAGgcctgatttaaaggaagtgtttcagcatttttgtagTTTACTGAAAGTCAGTTTCAGATTAGTCTAGTTCTAGTTGGGACAGAGTGTAACATGCATTAACCTGAAAACGGAGAGATGATACCAGGTTATAGCTCTAGTGCTAATTTACACCTGCAGACTAGTCCATGTATGAGCTAGTGGTCAGGGAATCGTATAACACATACTCTGAATCTTCATATTTGGTTCAgattctggggatgcagaggaTACTTGAACTATTAGACCCGAGTTAAGGATCTGTtgtgattgttttaaaatacaataatagCAGATCCTTAATATATTTTGGTGCTATGTCTGTGGTGAGGACTGGAAGACATCGAAGAGCTTGGTCAATCAGGAAACTATTTGTTGAGCAACAAAAACTACATCAATGTTTACTTTAggtaattattaatatttataagaATAGCAATAAATTGTCGATGGagtaacaaacaaaaagaaaacttcttcTTATCATTGCCTTCCTTCTACAGCCATGGTGTTCATGTCCAGACAACTTTTCAACCATGTGAAGAGGATGAAGACAATTTCGTGTTGATGTCTTGTCACGTTTCATTGTTGCGGCACACTGCAACAATGAAGATAAAgttgatttttctattttaaatacttCCATTGAGGTTGTGCTCGAAGGACAGAAACATGGGCTAGCCGCTGATTTGTGAAGATTTTCACATATGAGTCCCAAGCAAGCATGTATCAAACAAGAGTTTAATGTCAGTGTCCTAATGTACATTTATTACACCTCTTAAATAAATATTCcatctttaaaattattatgcacatcctcaaataaaaatatatttatatatgtataaaaacagacataaagaGTGAAACAAGAATCCATAAGGTGAGGGGGCAAAAACggataaaacacattttgtacatgAGTCACTACAATCAGATCAGGAAACCTGTTAATATAAATTATAGCTGCCACATCGTCCCATAATATGCTATGAGCGCTCTGTTTGCTTAAATGAATCCAGTAAAGATGAAGCGTCTGGCACACAGCCTGAACACCAAAGTGTCCCCCCCCCCGTGCTGTTGCTGCCTGCGCTCTGCAGTGCCGTGTCTCACAGTGTGTCCGTAAACTCAGCGTTTCCTGGCAGTGCGGCCGCTCAGGGTCCTTCAAGTCTCCTTGAGCGGCAGGCgaaagtccaaaaaaaaacaacgtctCCTCTAGTTAAAATGATACGCAACAAATCAAAACGACACACTCTACAAAGATgctgaaaacaagacaaatgacggggaaaaaggaaaagaaattcTCAGCGCTAAAGAAAAAAGTCTGGAgtacaaaaatagatttttatatgtatgttttcttattcttttatGCCCATGAACTTCCTTTGTTCACTTgagaacatttgaaaataagCTATGAGTTAGGATACAGtatgaaaaaatatctaaaggtTCATTTTGGAGAGGGACTCATAATGTTTCGGTACTTGAGTCAATATTTAAGTTCTGTTGTCCTCCCTTTTTTGTTTCCGGGTCTTTCTATTGCACCTCAGCGCTGTAAAGAGTACCGCGTGCGTTTAGTCCTTTGACTGAAAGGGTAGTGGATGAAGTCAAAAGGCCGATGTTGACCTGGATGGGTGGGCTGCTGCCCCTTCGGCAACCTCTTCATGAAATGCACCTCACGCTGGTGCTGGCGTGTCCTAGAGCCCCTGCGTGGCCGTCCGCGGCGAGTGAAGGCCATGTACCAGCCATCGTACCGGGCGTTCCTCAGGGCCGTGTAGTTGTTTTCCAAGACAATCTCGGTGAAGATGCAGTCGCGGCCCTGTCCGTTTTCCTGCAGGAAAGTCAATTACAAAATCCTTGACTGAGATTTGCAGATGGAAACAACAGGTATATAAAGGAGACACCTGGACATGCTCACTCACAtgcacatgaaaacacacacagggagcAGATGCTACAGTCATTACAGATCAGAGTGATGGGCAGTGTCAGCAAGCAACGACTCTTTCCCCGCCTTAAGTGTACCTCTATAAAGCTTTTAGGGTAGATGCAGGTTCTCCTCCCAAAAGGCCTTTATTAACATGAAGTGTCAGGTTTACTCCCAGTTTTATCTACTGTTGTGTTTGTAGGTAAATCTTGCCACCACTGATAAATTCCAACATATCACAGCCATTCTCTGATGCTGATTTTGAATACACTCCAGACCAACAGAACAGTTCAGAGATGGTTAAAgcaggtttcccccagaaaacttgctaagcccggtggttgggcgccagggcagtcattcatccagcggcccgtcgtgtttttgagttaaaaactggacaggaaatttgaaaatatcacttgataattatgtgttattcaaagattggaagattaacacctgaacaccaattataatatcttaaaaaatgcaaacataaccccccaccccccccgaaaaaacgtaaataaataagcaatgcttagcctggtagGGGCAcaaataaagcctggtggcctgccaggcttataatacactgagggaaaccctgacTAAAGTTTGAATTATGTGGCATCTTCAGTCACTGACATGAGCCGTCATGTACAACTAAAACATACAGTAAGATGATGTCAATTTGCTCTGGCCTACTGTAACAACCACCCACCTTTTTAGGCAAAGGGTGCTTTAAAAATAGCCAAGATGAACCCACAAACATACATCCGTCCCAAACTGCATGTTCATTCTTTGTGTCTTTTGCTCATAcgtgcatgcacacacacacacacacacacacacacgcgcacgcacacacatacacacacactaagGCCGGAGTCTTCTGTGACTGGGATGGAAGCTTGGGGCAGATGGTGTTTGAGGCAGGGTGCTGGGTGGGTGGAGGGTGAGTGGGAAAAGGTGGGGGAATCTGTTTATTAGCCCATCGCAGTGAGAGTAGGGTGCTGGCATAAACCTCAGCTTCTGACACACACCAACAGAGCATCGTGTGCCGATCCCAAACTAAACTCCAATATGGACACTTGAATGCTTGAACTGCAGTCTGAATCTGTTCCACGTTTGCCTCTCAGTGCTTTCATTAGGGATCCGCCAGGTGAATACTTTGACATAAAGGTATAGTGTGTTCAGTGTTTCGGcttttggattaaaaattattagaattataaaaaaaatacattttatttataatgcccCTCAAAGACCTGTCATGTTTCCTCTAATTGAAGGGGAACTCTTAAGGCCAGGGGAGTAGTTGACACTAATAAAAAAGGAGTGACCCCTACTACTACAACAAGAGCAAAGGAGGGGGTCGATTAAAGTAAATCACACTACCTTCCGCAGGCCATCATTTAACAGTATACCTCTCTTGTCTCTTAGATCTTAAGCAGTTCACCATAGTGACATGTTAAACCTGTTCATTCAGGTTATCGTTCCCAAGGCAACCCTaatctttttccttccactagtCCAAACAGTTCGATATCGACTCTCATCTAAACATTTAGAGGTTTCAGAGCCACAGCGAGCCGTCGGCTTGTTCTCCATGCTTCAGCTGGGTGGCCAGCCTCTTGTCCTCACCTTGCCAATGAGCTTCCCCTTTTTGTTCATGCAGATGTAGAGGCCCGTCTCGGCTCCCTTGATGCGAACTCGACTTCCAAACGTGTCGGTCTCTACAATGAGCTTTGCTGAGGAAGACGAGAAAGATGAGTTTGTTTAGAAAGCGGTGCATTAAAGGTTTCAGCAAGCCTACTTTGAATTATCTCTGAAAAATTCAACATAATGCAAATCAATGAGTCCTatgctgaaagaaagaaaaatgtacatgaACGACAATTTCAAGACCTGCACAAacatacccacacacacacacacacacacacacacacacacacacacagacattgtGTAAAACCTATGGGAGCATTCCTGGAGATTTATGCAAGCTGAAATTCCCACAAAATGATAAAACCATGTGCCTGTTGATTCTTTGAAAGCTGAAGAGACAATTCTAGCAGCGGGTTACGAGTCGCTCAGAATCCCTGAATCGCCTGCCTCACTCATAAACTGTCACATTTATCTCCATAGCATGACAAGATTCTAACAGGCACAAAGTCAAGACTTTTtggaatgaaaaacaacatcttgTATCCTGCCTCAGTTTCATATTATTCCGCATATCCACATATTCCActtgttttccagatgtttcaCAGATCACACCTACTCCGAGACTTTAGATAAAACTATCAGCTAGAAACCAAAGTGAGGATTGTCATGGCCAACCCACTTAAGTACGAGTTCCAGCTGAGGTCAGAACCAGCAGTTAGAGCAGAGCACAGTATTGaccaacaaaaccaaaatgttgGAGACAAAGTCTCCATCACACTTCCTGCTGCTTAACACAAAATGACATCCGGCAACCAGACAGGTTTGTACGGAGACCTCTGAATTAAAAGGAACACCAAGCACACTGCTAACCTCTGCATTTCTTGAGCCATGCGGATTTCAGCGTGCAACAACACTGCCCGGCCTGCTTCAAGAAGCAAGGGTGAAAGGTGGGGGTGCAGAGGGAAGATAAGCTATGCAGGAAATGTTCAGGAGGCAGAACATCTAATGGCTCTGCCAGACATACAGAATCTCTGCAGATCACCTTCTAGCACCAAAGATAACTTGCGGCGCGTATTTCAGAACGTCTCCCTCCACCTGGGTAGTTAATGGCTTGTGTACCTTTAGGTTACTGAATGAGgaaccaaaaataaactttaattcaaAAAGGTGTCAGAAGACTTCTCAATTCTTTTATGCACACATGTTCTGTACTGACTGAAAGTACACACACAgagatctggaaaaaaaaagataccactgcactgaaccccactgGAAATCTCATGGTTATTCCACTAGATATTGATTTCtaaactcttcctgagttaaaacattagcattgttgtttctaaatcaatATGAACACTGCATctattttgacaatttttcattttctgcaaatgaataaaaaatgtatataaaaaaaataattacacacacacacacacacacacatatatatatatatatatatatacacacatatatatataaaaccagTACCAGTAACAAGAACCAGTGTTCATACCGTGCGCATCTCCATCTTCGGCCATGGCGTTGATCTTCTTGTTGGGCAGGACCTGCACATGCTTGCCGCTGGTCCGGCTGTACAGCTGGTAGATCCGGATCAGCCTGCGGCTCACCCGGTCCGTCACCTTGCTCTGCTCGCTTACATGCTGCGTGAAATTAGGCGGGGACTGATTGGTTACCTGTCAGAAATTAAGACGGCATCACAATTATCAGTGcttgcttcttttttatatGCAATTACTACCTAGGCCATTTTACTatttgatttatatatatataaaaaaaaaacaaacagaaaaaatggttgaaaaacattCTAGAAATTTGAACAGATCCAATTATTATAATCAGGACTTTGAGCATTTTTCAACGAAATGTTATATGTAATGAGAACaaacaacttgttttctttgtctttctttcattcttttttttctttgctttttacaAGCTGCTATGACAACTTCCAAAAGAGAATCCGCCAGATGACGGTGACCGCGTCCAAAGGGACGGACTTTGTGATTACAGGTTGTGCGTAAGGAGAATGTCCGCCTCAGCGtgcgtacacacacacgcacacagacacacacacacacacgcacacagagtaagagagagaaaaacactttgttgaatcaatgttggaTTATTCGGGTGAAAACACACTGgataaatatgaatttatcCAAATTAAGGATAAAATCGCACACTGCCTgatgcctcttttttttttttttttcactaaatcaTTTCCTCCTCCTGCCCGATGGGCCGCCAGGCGTCTGCCAGGGCCGGCGTGAGACCCGCTGTCCGCCATGGGAGCCATCAGATAGTGTTTCATCACATAATGTTATGGTGCACCGTTACTGCATCATATCTGAATGgcttttgcaataaataaataaataaataaataaaacaaataaatcctaGTTTGGTGGTCACGTTAAAATTTTTATACAAGGTACATACCTGAGCATAGAAGCAGAACACAAACAGGTGcagaaatctacaaaaaaaaaaaagaaagcggAGAGTTAGTTGGTTATTTCATTCAGGCATGTGATGTTTCAGCGGATACAGGAGAGACGGAGGGAAGCTCTCACAGATAGCGGAGTCTGGATGGGACGGCCCGCatgatggatgaatggatggatggatggaggttgACCGACCCTccgggattttttttttttttaattactggcAGGTGTCCGTTTGGGGCTGCAGAAGTCAAAGCTCTTCCAAGGCTTCCTGTCGAGTCGACAAGTCCAACAGATTACAGTGAAATCCTCCAAAGGTCAGCGGTACTGACAGCGCGGCTCACGCTCGACCATTGCATCCCCCCCCCCCGACCCCAGCAAATTAAGAGAGGAAATTGCaacgatgaaaaaaaaaaaaaaaaaaaatcactgatgAGAGTAAAACTGATGACTCGAGTCACGGCTGAAGAAAGTCTAAGTGCActtgcagaagaagaaagaagaagttTTGGATGAAGCGCCGCAGAGCTCCTCCGCGCTGTCAGAAAGCTCCTCCAGGACCGCGTCCTCATCTGCGGCCTTCAGGTGAGTGTGAGCCCGCGGCTGGGTGCTCGCCCACCGACCTCTGTCTCGTCAGTGTTGCCGCTGTGATTGGATGCTTCCCCTACTCCtgtaactgctgctgctgctgcgctctGTGGCAGGACTGAAGGCTGGAAGCTCCGCGTTTCCTTTCTCTGCTCCCATCCCACACCGCACTCACACACCCAGAAGGCTCTGCTAAGAACaagcccccttttttttctttcctgcaaaacaaaagcGGATACCCTTATCTACCCCCGTCCTCCCTCTTCactcccctcctctctcctctcatcccccccacaccccctccACCCGTCTTTATCATCTCCCCTTCACCTGGGGAGCTGTCCGGAGCAGAAAGAAGCGAGGAGGAGCCTGGCCTGCTCCGGTCCAACACGACCCAGGGTCTGGTCTTAATGACGGTGTGTCCGGTTCTGGAAGCATCAACTGTCATTAAGAGGCAAAGGTGGTTTCATGACCCCGCAAACCGTCGTGTCCCGACCCGGCCACCCACCCCTTGTCTTCCTCCCGCAGCCCcaacacttcttcttcttcctcctccagggTTGCGCGGTCCTGAATCTGCTCGGCTTGTGTATTGGCACCTCAAAGCGAGAGACATTAAAAGGATTACAGGTGATTAGCGTTATTGACCCCACCCCTCACCGCcgtgcaataaataaataaattcattaattAATGAATGGATAAATAATCACTCGCACTTCAAAGTCTGCAGAAATCACTTGAAAGCCCTGAATAATTACAAAGTAATTCTGCTCTAACCCAGAAGAATCACACACATTCATTATCGTTAATTAATCCTTAATTACCCAAAAGTAACGGATCATTGTGGTTTTAggatttattgaatttttttttacccatccCAGCCTCAGCAGACAGAGAAACTCTCGCCCAATAAACAACCTCGTCCAGAGTGATACATTTGGATAATAGGACGAACCTTTTCCATCCTGGCATAATTACATCACACTGCATGTTCATGCAGGGGAG encodes:
- the fgf8a gene encoding fibroblast growth factor 8, translating into MRAVPSRLRYLFLHLFVFCFYAQVTNQSPPNFTQHVSEQSKVTDRVSRRLIRIYQLYSRTSGKHVQVLPNKKINAMAEDGDAHAKLIVETDTFGSRVRIKGAETGLYICMNKKGKLIGKENGQGRDCIFTEIVLENNYTALRNARYDGWYMAFTRRGRPRRGSRTRQHQREVHFMKRLPKGQQPTHPGQHRPFDFIHYPFSQRTKRTRYSLQR